In Paramormyrops kingsleyae isolate MSU_618 chromosome 13, PKINGS_0.4, whole genome shotgun sequence, a single window of DNA contains:
- the LOC111850591 gene encoding regulator of G-protein signaling 9-binding protein-like, producing MGKDECKTLLDALNKVTACYRHLVITLGSSSDSQNLREELRRTRRKAQELAAANRCKLTALLKDRNISEEERSEYERLWVLFSSSMELLDADMTRSLDIGRDFPLMMPVRHLVQTGVSGSTSTVAARAMNVHNMKYEAESNIDTVDLKELQKEILHVSQMIEEMEMKVQVAPWTVEAKQEAGAELKSTGSVRKSSAGIISLCEEPACLSSEPGLRKILPGIIFTGILFIAGILAFCVIKLS from the coding sequence ATGGGGAAGGACGAGTGCAAAACTCTGCTGGACGCCCTGAATAAAGTGACTGCTTGCTACAGACATCTGGTCATCACCCTGGGCAGCAGCTCAGACTCGCAGAATCTGCGGGAGGAGCTCAGGAGGACGCGGAGGAAGGCACAGGAGCTGGCGGCGGCGAACCGCTGCAAACTGACCGCTTTGCTGAAAGACAGGAACATCAGTGAGGAAGAGCGATCTGAGTACGAGCGCCTCTGGGTGTTATTCTCCAGCAGCATGGAGCTGCTGGATGCAGACATGACGCGGTCCCTGGATATCGGGCGGGATTTCCCTCTAATGATGCCCGTCCGACACCTGGTCCAAACCGGAGTAAGTGGCAGTACCAGCACTGTGGCGGCCAGGGCGATGAACGTGCACAACATGAAGTACGAGGCCGAGAGCAACATCGACACGGTCGATCTGAAGGAGCTTCAGAAGGAGATCCTCCACGTCAGCCAGATGATAGAAGAGATGGAGATGAAGGTGCAAGTAGCACCGTGGACAGTAGAAGCCAAACAGGAGGCGGGTGCGGAGCTGAAGTCCACCGGCAGCGTGCGGAAATCCTCCGCGGGCATCATCTCTCTCTGCGAGGAGCCCGCATGCCTGAGCAGTGAACCTGGCCTTCGCAAAATCCTGCCTGGAATCATTTTCACCGGCATTCTCTTCATTGCGGGAATTCTGGCATTTTGCGTAATTAAACTTTCCTGA